From one Flavobacterium kingsejongi genomic stretch:
- a CDS encoding nucleoside deaminase, with the protein MENIFTDDYFMRKALQEAEFAFDKGEIPVGAVIVIDNKVIARSHNLTEMLNDVTAHAEMQSITAAANFLGGKYLKQCTLYVTLEPCQMCAGALYWSQITKIVFGATDDQRGYRAMGITLHPKTAVVSGVLATEAAELMQRFFQQRRK; encoded by the coding sequence ATGGAGAATATTTTTACCGACGATTATTTTATGCGAAAAGCATTGCAGGAAGCCGAGTTTGCTTTTGATAAAGGAGAAATTCCGGTCGGTGCCGTGATTGTAATTGATAATAAAGTGATTGCACGTTCCCACAACCTTACCGAAATGCTGAATGATGTGACAGCACATGCCGAAATGCAGTCGATTACGGCAGCGGCTAATTTTTTAGGTGGGAAATATTTAAAGCAATGCACGCTGTATGTCACTCTGGAGCCTTGCCAGATGTGTGCCGGAGCGCTGTACTGGAGCCAGATCACCAAAATTGTATTTGGCGCTACCGATGACCAACGTGGATACCGGGCGATGGGGATCACATTACATCCTAAAACCGCAGTAGTTTCAGGAGTTCTCGCTACCGAAGCGGCGGAATTGATGCAACGCTTCTTCCAGCAAAGGCGAAAATAA